In Microbacterium pumilum, the following proteins share a genomic window:
- a CDS encoding VWA domain-containing protein gives MSGSKPSAIEERRRARRARQRRFVIWVSVACIVTLVAAIGSVGTLVISALADGGSAMPQPFRTSTASPTPSATPTVFPEDVPAAESGGEPCTTVTVMSSFENAEMVANLAAAYSSQPRDINGSCVAVEAARDKSGLVAEAAEAGFAGIAPGKRPTVWLPDSHTWLSLARANGAASVPEGGVSVATSNVVLAMPAPLAESIGWDVTAPSWRNIFDAASDADLWSDLGHPEWGGFKLGKTSPLVATSGEAAMFASFGTAAGSVADVAASAIEEPAIQAIVRDHELATSHYMATPEHFLWHARQAEASGSAADFLSAVIVDEKSVWDYNRGITSRDGITRIEADPPKEQLVPIYPTDGFFVADNPAVVLTGDWVDQNEADAAADFLRYAGTAQGQEIVRTSGYRDLNGELDPGVAETAHLATAPEGGLTLPGQDVVAAVNESFPQVRKRASVLFLMDVSGSMDESISASDTKLTAAKDAITLALDHFTAGDSVGLAAFAQDEDGTMLPGEVAPVADIATSRKDFLRALDGLHSMGDTPLYQAVDTFAAQQAETSSPDRITAIVVLSDGRNDTNHPTIGVDRMIADLQDLHHESPVLVFTLAYGADADVTTLQAISGATGAHYYDATDPTKLKAVLGDLVTSF, from the coding sequence ATGAGCGGTTCGAAGCCGTCGGCGATCGAAGAGCGTCGCCGCGCGCGTCGTGCCCGGCAGCGCCGCTTCGTCATCTGGGTCAGCGTCGCCTGCATCGTCACCCTGGTCGCGGCGATCGGCTCCGTCGGCACTCTCGTGATCTCGGCCTTGGCAGACGGGGGCAGCGCGATGCCGCAGCCGTTCAGGACGTCGACCGCGAGCCCGACCCCGAGCGCCACGCCGACCGTCTTCCCCGAGGACGTGCCGGCGGCTGAGAGCGGCGGCGAACCCTGCACCACGGTGACGGTGATGTCGTCCTTCGAGAACGCCGAGATGGTCGCCAACCTCGCGGCCGCCTACAGCTCTCAGCCCCGCGACATCAACGGCTCATGCGTCGCTGTCGAGGCCGCCCGAGACAAGTCCGGGCTCGTCGCCGAAGCCGCCGAAGCGGGCTTCGCAGGTATCGCCCCCGGCAAGCGCCCGACCGTCTGGCTGCCCGACTCTCACACCTGGCTCTCGCTCGCCCGCGCGAACGGTGCGGCGTCCGTTCCCGAGGGCGGAGTGAGTGTGGCGACCTCGAACGTCGTGCTCGCGATGCCCGCTCCTCTCGCCGAGTCGATCGGGTGGGATGTCACGGCGCCGAGCTGGCGGAACATCTTCGACGCCGCCTCCGACGCGGACCTGTGGAGCGATCTGGGCCATCCCGAGTGGGGCGGCTTCAAGCTCGGCAAGACCAGCCCGCTCGTGGCGACATCCGGCGAAGCGGCGATGTTCGCATCCTTCGGCACTGCCGCAGGCTCGGTCGCAGACGTAGCGGCCTCGGCGATCGAAGAGCCCGCGATCCAGGCGATCGTCCGTGACCACGAGCTCGCCACGAGCCATTACATGGCGACGCCGGAGCACTTCCTCTGGCACGCACGTCAGGCCGAGGCATCCGGATCCGCGGCCGACTTCCTCTCGGCGGTGATCGTCGACGAGAAGTCGGTGTGGGACTACAACCGCGGCATCACCAGCCGCGACGGAATCACCCGCATCGAGGCCGACCCGCCGAAGGAGCAGCTCGTGCCGATCTACCCGACGGACGGCTTCTTCGTCGCCGACAACCCCGCGGTGGTCCTGACCGGCGACTGGGTCGATCAGAACGAGGCGGATGCCGCGGCGGACTTCCTCCGCTACGCGGGCACCGCGCAGGGCCAGGAGATCGTCCGCACGTCGGGCTACCGAGACCTGAATGGCGAGCTCGACCCGGGAGTGGCCGAGACCGCGCACCTGGCCACCGCGCCGGAGGGCGGGCTGACGCTGCCGGGACAGGATGTCGTCGCCGCAGTGAACGAGAGCTTCCCGCAGGTGCGCAAGCGCGCGAGCGTGCTGTTCCTGATGGATGTCTCGGGCTCGATGGATGAGTCGATCTCGGCGTCCGACACCAAGCTCACCGCTGCGAAAGACGCCATCACGCTCGCCCTCGATCACTTCACGGCCGGCGACAGTGTCGGGCTCGCGGCCTTCGCTCAGGACGAAGACGGCACGATGCTGCCGGGCGAGGTGGCTCCGGTTGCCGACATCGCCACATCCCGCAAGGACTTCCTCCGCGCTCTCGATGGGCTGCATTCGATGGGAGACACCCCGCTGTATCAGGCGGTGGACACCTTCGCGGCGCAGCAGGCCGAGACGTCGTCACCCGATCGCATCACGGCGATCGTCGTGCTCAGTGACGGCAGGAACGACACCAACCATCCGACGATCGGTGTCGACCGGATGATCGCCGACCTGCAGGACCTGCATCACGAGTCCCCCGTGCTCGTGTTCACGCTTGCCTACGGTGCTGATGCCGACGTCACGACGCTCCAGGCGATCTCGGGGGCGACCGGCGCGCACTATTACGACGCGACCGACCCGACCAAGCTCAAGGCGGTGCTGGGCGACCTCGTCACCAGCTTCTGA
- a CDS encoding MarR family winged helix-turn-helix transcriptional regulator: MSPENPVDPADAIAAALARLRGRRMPRPPWDQGTHGGPHHSHGEPPWMHGGQHQGRGHGGPPPWLAGARLGGPARLRLLDALAAASGPLTVSEIGEAVGVDQPRASRLVQQAVDMGLARREADPDDARRTRVALTPQGSAIVRGFRGERRDAIDTALAPFTDAERTELARLLTKLAEGWPQ, from the coding sequence GTGAGCCCCGAGAACCCGGTCGACCCCGCCGACGCGATCGCCGCTGCGCTCGCCCGGCTCCGTGGACGACGGATGCCGCGGCCGCCCTGGGATCAGGGCACGCACGGTGGTCCGCACCACTCCCACGGTGAGCCGCCTTGGATGCACGGCGGCCAGCACCAGGGCCGGGGGCACGGAGGACCGCCGCCCTGGCTCGCCGGGGCACGTCTCGGCGGGCCCGCTCGGCTCAGGCTCCTCGATGCGCTGGCCGCGGCATCCGGCCCGCTCACCGTGAGCGAGATCGGCGAAGCCGTCGGAGTCGATCAGCCGCGCGCGTCGCGGCTGGTCCAGCAGGCGGTCGACATGGGCCTCGCCCGGCGGGAGGCCGACCCGGATGACGCCCGTCGCACTCGCGTCGCGCTCACGCCGCAGGGCTCCGCCATCGTCCGAGGGTTCCGCGGCGAACGGCGGGACGCGATCGACACGGCGCTCGCGCCCTTCACCGACGCCGAGCGGACGGAGCTCGCGCGCCTGCTCACCAAGCTCGCGGAGGGCTGGCCGCAGTGA
- a CDS encoding MFS transporter: protein MSEPDPPVVPKVASPNLSTAAMSALFQDSTDDAPIPRKRVISWAMWDWATQPFNSVLLTFVWVPSFLVSPFFLDPAVAASGTVSGVEIDCDTSANAATDYCRALGALDANLGWGIMVAGILIALLAPVLGQRADATGRRKLTLGIFTGLLIACQLAMAFIGGAPSLFWFGVAMIAFGSIVGEIAGASYNALLVSVSTPKTVGKVSGLGWGFGYIGGIVALAIVVGLILSGVLDGTQASTFQWIAAGATVWTIVFCIPIFRNVPEPPPSADTKRVNFFAGYIELLRSIGRLWREHRATVWFLIASAVYRDGLAAVFTFGTVIAARVFGFGFTDLVIFGIVLNLVAGVSTIFAGRLDDRFGPKTVILVSIGGIIACCVTVFLAAGAGKPLFWAAGIVLAMFVGPAQAASRSFLARVTPIGHEGEVFGLYATTGRAASWMAALLWGVFIAAAANQTLYGILGIALVLAVGFVLLLFVRVPARTV from the coding sequence ATGAGTGAGCCCGACCCGCCCGTCGTCCCCAAAGTGGCGTCGCCCAATCTGTCGACGGCGGCGATGAGCGCACTGTTCCAAGACAGCACCGACGACGCGCCGATCCCCCGCAAGCGGGTCATCTCGTGGGCCATGTGGGACTGGGCGACGCAGCCTTTCAACTCGGTGCTGCTCACCTTCGTCTGGGTACCCAGCTTCCTCGTGTCGCCGTTCTTCCTCGATCCTGCGGTCGCCGCCTCCGGGACGGTGAGCGGGGTCGAGATCGACTGCGACACCTCAGCGAACGCCGCCACCGACTACTGTCGTGCACTCGGCGCACTGGATGCGAACCTCGGCTGGGGAATCATGGTCGCGGGCATTCTCATCGCGCTGCTCGCACCCGTTCTCGGGCAGCGAGCAGACGCCACCGGGCGACGCAAGCTGACCCTGGGGATCTTCACCGGACTGCTGATCGCCTGCCAGTTGGCGATGGCATTCATCGGCGGCGCCCCGTCGCTGTTCTGGTTCGGCGTCGCAATGATCGCTTTCGGCAGCATCGTGGGCGAGATCGCCGGCGCCAGCTACAACGCGCTCCTCGTCTCGGTGTCGACGCCGAAGACCGTCGGCAAGGTCTCCGGCCTCGGCTGGGGATTCGGATACATCGGCGGCATCGTCGCTCTCGCGATCGTCGTCGGACTGATTCTCAGTGGGGTGCTCGACGGCACTCAGGCGAGCACGTTCCAGTGGATAGCCGCCGGTGCGACGGTGTGGACGATCGTGTTCTGCATTCCGATCTTCAGGAACGTGCCCGAACCACCGCCCTCGGCCGACACGAAGCGTGTGAACTTCTTCGCGGGATACATCGAACTCTTGCGCTCGATCGGGCGACTGTGGCGCGAGCACCGCGCCACCGTTTGGTTCCTGATCGCGTCCGCGGTCTACCGTGATGGGCTCGCCGCCGTGTTCACCTTCGGAACGGTGATCGCGGCGCGCGTCTTCGGCTTCGGCTTCACCGATCTGGTCATCTTCGGCATCGTGCTGAATCTCGTCGCAGGCGTGTCGACCATCTTCGCGGGTCGCCTCGACGACAGGTTCGGACCGAAGACGGTGATCCTCGTCTCCATCGGCGGGATCATCGCGTGCTGCGTCACGGTCTTCCTCGCGGCCGGTGCGGGAAAGCCCCTGTTCTGGGCTGCCGGGATCGTGCTCGCGATGTTCGTCGGGCCGGCGCAGGCCGCCTCGCGATCGTTCCTCGCTCGAGTGACCCCGATCGGCCACGAGGGCGAAGTCTTCGGGCTCTATGCGACAACAGGCCGCGCGGCGAGCTGGATGGCCGCGCTGCTGTGGGGCGTCTTCATCGCGGCTGCGGCCAACCAGACGCTGTACGGCATCCTGGGGATCGCCCTCGTGCTGGCAGTCGGGTTCGTGCTGCTGCTCTTCGTACGGGTGCCTGCTCGCACCGTCTGA